The segment gctacagtccatggggtcgaaaaagtaGGATACGCCCGAGCGACGGATGCACAAGTACTAAGTAAGTACTAGTaagtggctttccaggtggcgccagtggtaaagaacccgcctgccaatgcaggagacttaggagaagcaggtttgatccgtggttcaggaagatcccctggaggaaggcatggcaacccactccagtattcttgcctagagaatcccatagacggaggcgcctggtgggctacagtccatagggttgcaaaaagtcagacacacctgagtgattTAGCATAGCACAAGTACTAGTCATCCAGTACTACCTCTAGACAATCCTCGCACCTGTTTAAAGAGCAAACCCTCCCCCTTTCCACCTCCCCCCACATTTGAGCATCCCACCTGGCTCTACCTGAAGCAGTGCTTCCGCAGACTCAAGGCAAACCTGCCTGCCTGATACTCCACACCGTTCATGAGGGATGGCTCCATTTCTGTGTCCTCGATCAGCACGGCCAGCTCACTGTCCCGCTTCCCCAGCAAGCTCCGGTCATTGATGTTTGCTGAGCCTGGGTGGATGCAGGACACACTATATCTTCCTGAGCCCAgggaaccccaccccaccccatcaccTCTACCCAAGCACCAGCCTGTGGGCAACACGACTTCTTTGGCCTCCATCCCCAACTGGACGTCAGCTGTGATCTCCATCACCCAGTCCCATCCCATTGCCCCTGGCTGGGCCCTGCTCCACCTCTCCGCACCCTCCACTCGTTGCTGGGGACCCAGCACTGACCAATGATGACTGTCCGGTCATCTGCAATAAGCATCTTGCTGTGGATATAGATGAGCTCCGAGACTGGGTGCCCGCCTAGTTCTCCGTGTGTGCGTAGCCCACAGATGGAAATATAGTTCTGCCACTCTGTCCCCACTGTGAGCAAGAgatggggggggggagggagtgAGGTGAGAGGTGCCCTCCATTGCAGACGGAGTCCTGGTCCATCTACCACCTCACTGCAGAAGCCCTATATAGCCTGGTCTATACACTTACCTCTGCACTAATAGGCCACCATGGGCTCCGGCAGTAACCACAGAAGCATGCAGGCATGACAACCTCTGTCCCTCCATCCCTGGGGCTCCAGTCCCTCAATCTCTCCCTCCCCAGGGGTCCAGGGCTTGAACCCCCAGCCCCCAGAACTCACTGGCTGCTTTGAGACGATGTAAAATTGAATATTCCCCACGACACAGCGTCCTGAGCGAAAAGAATGGGTGAGGAAGGCGGAGACTGGACCGacgggggttggggtggggtgggggagggggatgtcAGCAAAGAGGTGGACCTCAACAGTCCAGCAAGAAGGGATCAGGATGGGGCCATGGAGGGGCAGAGTCtggcaggggttggggtgggaaggGCGAGGCGGTGGTCACCTGTAAGTGAAGTGCAGAATGGCCTGGATGGAGTTACCACCACCTGTGGAGATGTCACCCTCGAACCCAGGGAGCAGGGGCAAAAGCACGTAGACTCGGAAGCACTGCCCCTGTCTGGAGAGGGGCGGAGTCAGAGGTGTGATCCGTCTCCCAAGCCTCACCCCTCCCCTCATCCCTCTGGTTAGTCTTAAAACACGCCCATAACCCCCAGGTTCCAAGCTGGTCCGCCTTACTTGTGGGCCTTCAGGATTCTGTCCACAATCTCATCGCCCACCTTGTTCAGCACCGTCCGCCCATCTGAGCAGCTAATGAAGAACTGATTCTGGAGCAGGGACCAATGACAGACGTCAGCAGTCCGGCCCCCGCCCCCGTCAGCAGTTCCTGCCCTCAGCTCCATGTCGCCATCCCCATCCCCAGGCTCCCGGCCCTGGGTCCAGGCTTCACCAAGTTCTCCAGGTCCAGCTATGCCAGCCCTAAACGACTGAGCCCACTGACAGGATATCCTAAGTTTCTCTGCTCCACCCTCACTCCGACAGACCTCAATGTAGAGGAAGTGCCGGCTCTCTCTGATGGTGTGCAGATAAGCATTGAGAATGGAGTTCTCCAGGGTGCCCGCTGACCAGCGGTCCACTGACCGCAAGACCTGCGGGAACGACGGATAGGATGTGCCTCCTGAGTCCAGGAGAAGAGGGGttcgggggcgggggcgggagggcGCTCTCCGTCAGGGAGAGTGCTGAAGGGAGGTTGTGCTGAAGGGAGCGGGGAGAGCGCCGGCTGAATTCCGAGCCTCACCTGCACAGTGGCGCACTGCCCTCCGGAAAGCGTGAAAGGGAGCTGGTTTGCGGTGCTGGTGGATTTGGGCAGCAGGTAGGGGTACATGGGTATCTTGTACTTGGCCTTGGTAGTCTAAGGCGGAGGGGTGGCAGAATCAGCAGGAGATGACTAGCTGCCCCTGGCTCCCGCCCACCCTCCAGGCTCGGAGGGATCAAGCACCTTGGTGAAATTCCAGCGCTGGATGAAGTGCCGGGCAAGGTCCCGGGCGGGTGAGCCGTGGACCGCCACCCCAATGTCCCGCCATGGCATCCGTGGCATAGTCTCCCTGTCAATGAAATCTGGGGGGAGGGAGAATGTCCCAGGAGAGTCAGGGAAGAGGTCAGGGACGGTCCCTTGGGAACACGTGGGTCAGGGAGGGGGAGGTGCTGACCGGAGAAGAGGTGGCATTACCCTTGACCCGGTTCATCCCATCCTCAGACCCAGGCCCGCCCTCTGCCCCGGCTCCCAGCTCTCAGGGACTTTGAAGTAGGTGGACCCCCTACCATCAAAAGGCCGATCCAGCTGCACCCAGTCCTTAGTGATCAGATTGCTGTAGTCCTTGCCCAGCCAGAAGAGTTGGTTGTGAGTGAGGTCGGGGGTAGCTGGAAGGTCTGAGCATGAGGTGGGAGGCTGTAGGGGGAACACACCCAAGCCAGGGGCAAGGAGAGGTCATGGGTCACACAGAACCAGgccaaagagaagaaaggagcacTGGAAGACGGgaagacagagagacacacagaggaagAATGAAACAGAGAGAGTTTGATTCCCCGGCCCTCCCCTTCAGATGCATTTGAAATCCCTAGAGAAATGGGTAGAGGTCATGGGGAGGCAACTGAGTCAGTATATTCAAAGCAGGTTGTTGGGGTCCCAGAAAGGCCTAGGAACTTTGAATGAGGGCTATGACTGGAGAGGAAGTCTGCAGCTGGGAAGGGGTATGGATTTACATTAGTTGAGTTGGGGGGGGGGTGCTCCAGAAGGCCTTGGGGGATTACCTGGGGGGCAGCTGACTCAGAGGAATCCCCCAGATCAGTCAGTCTGTAGTGCAGGTCATCCCAGCGGCCATAGGCGAGGTCCAGCCCACCCAGGAAGGCCACTACTTGGTCTACCACCAGGAGCTTCTCATGATGGGCCCACAGTGTCACCTGGTCTGGGTGGCGCATCACCTGGAGCAGGTATGGGGGAGTTCATGAGTGTGGGCGTAGGTGGGAGAAGCCAGAGGCAGCGTTTGGAGGAGGCGGAGAACAGGAAGATGGAAAGATGAGACGTTCAAGGACAGGGAGGGTTGGTGGGGGGGATGTGTAGTGAGGAGGGCCAGAAGGGAGGGGTCTCTGGGGCCTGAGTCACCTTTATGTTGGGGTGCAGCAGCATCAGTACCCTCTTGCTGTAGCCACTGTTGATGGCCAAGGCCAACTCCACTTCCTTGAACAGCAGTACAGACACTCGGACACCCTCCTCCTGGTGGTCAGTGAGGGAATCAGATCCTAATGACCCTTTCCCACCCTCAGGGTTCCTGTATGTTCCTCCTCTCCACCCAGAGATCCTCAATGCTATGCCACTGACACCCTGTTTTGATGCTTACAGCAAACTTAGATTGAATATCATCTATCTGCTcactcactcatccatccacACATCTACCCACCTACCTAGCATTATCTAGCCATCCATCTTCCCAACAATTTACTCATCCCCTTATCTACCATCTGTCACTCATCTATCTATTTACCACTCTCCTTGGATCTACCTTCCCAACCTCATAGCCTTCTATCTATCTCTCTTTCCATCATCTATCCATCCCCTCACCCACACACTCTCCATCATCCACGTATCTCTCCTCCACAGATGTTGATGGATGCTCCCAACATAGCAGACACTGTGCCTTGTACTGCAGCTAGTGGTATTCATCCACCCAATGAGAGAGACAGATATGTCCATCCCCCATAACATAATTGAGTGTATAGGGTATTGGGAGGAAAGTCTACATCAAGGAGAGGAAGGGCAAGAACAGGGAGGTTGGTCTTCTTCTCTAAGGGAGTTCTCCCCAGGGAAGTGGAAGAGGTGATTTCTGTGAGACTGAACCAGGATGAGTACATTTCCTCCACCTCAAGTTTTAGATTCCTTACCTCCCCCCCCCTACCCCCTGCCATGCTATAGTCTCTTCCAACCAATCTCCACCCACAAGCCACCCCTTGACCATACCTCCCCTCCAGCCAGACCATTCTCCTCACCGCCTTCTTCTTGAGCATAACGTCCAGTCTCCAGTCATCTGAATGGGCTGGACGCTTCAGGTAAATCTCAGGACTCAACCTGGGATTCAGGGCAGCAGTGAGGGTAAGCTAAGCTCCCAACAACAGCCACTCCTCCCCTTCCACTCCTTTTCTGACCCATAAGCTGATCTGTTGCAGGTACTAACCCACACTTTCTTGCTCAGGTTCTTCTCCCACTTACCACCAGTCTGTGATGAAAATCTCTTCTTGAGCTCGCAGGATGGCATCTGCCACAGCAGCAAAGTAACCTGCCCCATTCACAAACCTGGGGGGAGGCCAAGCCAAGGAGATCAGGGAAGTCAGAAGCCAGAAAGCTCTGGAGAGTGAAGATCGAAGGACAGTCATGGGTCAGAGGTGATAGCAAGGTCAAAGACCAAGAgtgatcacagagtcagatagtAGCAGATATTTCAAAGTGGAATAAACTTGCCAGtatgaactaaataaaaataaaagttacaaaagacacaataaactaaagaaaatgaCTAAAGACTGGGAGGATTAATACATCACATATAAAGAGTTCCAACAAATCAGTAACAAAAAGACATATAAGCCAATTGAACAAAGAATAAGAACGGATAGCTCACAGGGAGAAAATGGCCagtcatatgaaaagatgttcaatatcatcgCTAAACAAGGAaattgatattaaaataaaatgacacttTTTAAATCCACTctggcaaaaattaaaatcacaggtAACGCTCAGTATCAGAATGGGGGAAGTGAGTATTCCCATAGactgtgagaatataaattggctTTATAGCCTTTTTAGAGGACAACTTGGCAGTATCTAACAGAATATTAAATGTACATACTCCCTAATACCATTAAATGCACTTAGTAATTCTGTATCTAGGAAGACATCTTATTAAATGCTTAGGCAAACACTGTGTTCATTGCAATATTGTTTATAAGACTGAAAGTGGGAAATAATGTAAATGCCTAATCTCTAACACATGtattaagtgggaaaaaaaacaaaggagagggTGCATGAtcttatttatattaaaacaaaaagtaacatATATGCACAAGTGCATGAACATATGCAGGAGAAGACTTAGGAAGATAAATATCAAACTACACCAGGATTACTTTTGGGGAGAGAAATGGGATTTGTGGGAGAGGGAGTAGGGAAGAACTAAGGTATGGAGAGTAGGTAAAGGCTTGTGCAAGTTCTGCATTGTTAagacttttatttacttttaaaatattttgtttatatatttgggTGCagagggtcttagttgtgacatgtaggctctttgttgcagcatgtggggtctagttccctcgcagggattgaacccaggccccctgcattgagaacaGGGAGTCttgccattggaccaccagggaagcccctgttagaCTTTTAATAACTGTTCTGTTTGATGGTGAAGAGCAGGGTCTTGACCCAGACTGCCTGCATTTGAATCTATTGTTTACAaggtgtgtgaccttggcaagttaTTTGACTTCTCcttgactcagttttctcatctggaaaatggagataacaaCTGTACCTGTGTCACGGAGTAAGTTCATAAACATaaagcagcttccctggtggctcagcaggaagaatctgcctgccagtgcaagagacgtaggtttaatcctgggtcgggaagatcccctggagaagaaaatggcaacccactccagtattcttgcctaggatatcccatggacagaggagcctggtgggctacagtccatggcatggcacaagagttagacatgacttagcaactaaacaacaacaacaacaaagcatgaAACACTCAGAACAGTTCCTGGCTCATACTAACTGGCACAATCagttcttttgttaaaaaaatgaatttcaaaagggtacaaatgaacttatctacaaagcgGAAATAGTTACAgatataggaaacaaacttatggttaccagggggtaatGGGGGAAGTAGGGATAAACTGGAAGATCAGGACTgaaatatatatactactatgaaGCATCTTAgcagtagtatatataaaatagataattaataaggacctagTATAGAGCACAGagagctctactcaatactctgtaatgacctatatgggaaaacaatctaagaaagagtggacatatgtataactggttcTCTTTGTTGTACTTCTGAAACCAACACATTTAAAtcaactccaataaaaattaaaaaaacccacaaaattctCAACACTAACACCAAGGGGGGGAAAAATTGTTTCCATGACTCCTCTCTGCTTATGATAAAAGTTAACCTCCTTAGCTAGCAGGAGAGGCACTGATCAGGCCCTGAGACcaccagacatttttttttttggctgcactgcacatgGCAGGcaagatcttatttccctgaccagggattgaacccacacccttgcACTGGAAGCGCTGAGTCTTAATCTCTagtcctccagggaagtcccctgctccAGACTCTTTTCCGGCTTCTGCTCCTCAAACTGGAACAAATCAGCCTTCGTGAATCCCTAACACGCCAGACTATTTCTAGCTTCTCTGCAGGGACCACCCTTCTCCATCTTATCTTGCTAACATGAACCTCAGAGTTACTGCCTTCTGGAAGCCAGTCCAGACCTCCTGCACTAGAGCAGATGCCTCTTGTCTGAGCTTGGTACTCTGTGTCTATGGCCAGTATGGCAAATTCCCACTGTTTCATGATTGAATCACCTACTGTGTCTTATCCCTGCCATGGACCTGGCACATAATGGGTGCttagaaaatgtttattaaatagaCCGAATGAATCAGAGAGATTTGAGATCCCTGAGAACACAGAGGGTCAGTGGGGTGAAAGGGGGTTAGAAAGGTCACAGGAGGTCAGTCAGAGAGGTTAGGGTCAGAGATCACCTAATTTGGGGTTCAGAAAGATCAGAGGGTAATCAGAGGAATCAGAATGATCAAAGGTCAGGGGGTGGGGGCAACTGGAAAAGTCAAAGGGGTAGGTTACTGAGGTCAGAAGGggtcagaggagagagaagatcaGGACTCAGAGAACACCAAGGAGGTTGAAAGACCACTGACAATTTCAAAAAGGACATCAGTGTCTCACCACCGGGCCAGGGTCCCAGGCCGAGGAGGAGCATAGCTGTCGTGCCGGTGCAGCTGAATGAAGTCTCTGCCTGGGCCCTGGGCCAGCTCGGTGATCTCCTGGGCCCACCACCGTGCCTGCCGGTAGCTGCTGCACTTGAGAATCAAGGACCTGGGAAAGAACAAAGATGGACCACCATCCTCGCCCTCCATACCTCTGGCTTGGCCCAGAAACCCTCTTCCTTTAGCTGTCTGCTcttccccacctccttcctcagTCCATACTTGATTTCACAGGGACAGGGCATACATTTGTCTTATTCACAGTTGGGTGTTTGGCACTTAGTATTGTGCCAGCCGCTCAAGGTCGTTgtctgtttttttggggggggggtgggggggaaaggGTGAGCTATGCAgcatggcatgtggagtcttagttccctgaccagggatcacacgtgtgccccttgcagtggaagcatgaagtcttaaccactggatcaccagggaagtccctcaagtttattgaataaataagtgaatggacGGACTGCCCTTTCTTTGCACCAAAAGCCCTTCTGAGACaggcctgggacctgggaccctttgttgcaatgcttgcacctggacCCACCTCTCTTGGagcaacaaaacacaaagaaactacatgggactaaaaataactgtgtgcatGAGCAGTTGCGCAAATTTtggacaaaagatacaaacaGACCAAAATCCCAACTGCCCAAAGCccggagcaaaagcagggtataGTACATGCCCCCTGTACACAACACCACCTAAAGGAGGGGCAAAACATCTAACCCATCCCCCCGGCCTGACTTCTGGACACATCCCTACCCTCATCCCACATAAGGAAGCAGCTTcgttcctccctctccccaaggGAGTGAGCAAGCAAGGGAATCTGTTGTTTGTTCCCACTCCCCCTCAACCCTAGAGAAAGCTCTGGGCCAGCCTCTAGGAGCAGCCCCAAGTTTCTGGCTAGAACGTTCCCTGGTTCCAAATCATGGCCATCTCCAGAAGGGTGGAGTGGGAGCACCCTCTCTTCCGTGGTCTCTTCCACGCATCTCCCCTTAGGGCCCCAGGCTGGCTCTTCACTCACTAGGTGCTGTCCATACCAGGGAGGCCTTACCTGTGAGAGGTGTCGACCCGGACCCCGTACCGTGCCTCTGTACTCCTTTTCCCCACCTGCACCTCGAAGCCAGGGTCGAAGAGCTGAACAAAGGAGATGGCACCAGTCTCGAGGCACATGTACAGCAGGAAGGAGTCCTTCACCACCAGCCACCTGGAGGGGAAGGGCTCCAGCCATTCCTTCATGCCCCCCGACCCTCGGATCTCCTTCCTCGCCCCCACCCACTGTCCAGACTCTCTGCTCAGCCCTCACCGCTTAGACCAGCGATAACAAACTTGGTCTCGGCCGCAGCAGGTGAGGCCAGGAACACGGTGGCCACCTGAGCGCTTCCGGATCACCCCCTCCCTGTGGGGAAAACCAGGAAGAGGTGCTGGAGAGggatccagggttcaaacctgtggGGATAAAATCAGACTCCCAGCCCACCCTGCCCTGCTTTCCCTATTCTCGGGGAGGGAGAGATTCAGACATTGGCAGACGGTGGGTGAAAAGTGTCAGACACTCACAATCCTTTGCATCCAAGGTCTGGGATAAAGGACAGCTGACTGACTTCCAGGAACTCTGTctgcagaggaagaaaaaggCTCAGAGGAGAGACTCGTTGTCAGTCCCTCAAATCCTACCAACCCTGGTCCTCTGCCCCCTGATTTATCTCAAGGGACCCGGCGCCAGCCCCTGACCTTACCATGGCATGGTAGTTGCGATAGAAAGACATGGTCAGGAGGCGGTTGAGATAATTCTCCAGGTATTTCTgaagtgaagggatggagacagAAAGACGGATGGGACCAGAGCCATTTGCACCCAAACACCTTCCCAGAGGACCTGGTGTCTGGTCCTACCTGCTTGCTAGAGGTACGTCTGGAGGAGCCCTCAGGACCTGCTCGGGGTAGAGAGGGTATCTCTCTGCTGTCTCCCTCGGGGGCTGGAGATGAAGCAACAGCAAAACTGTGGAAGGGATGAGGGAGGGTCAATAGGAGCTGgaggctcagtccctgggatcCTGAAGCACTGGAGGCGGGGACTTAGAAGAGGCGAGGAGACCTAGAGGGTAGCAGCAGGAATGCCCCCTACCCTGAGGATGGAGACAGAAAAAGGTGGGAGGCTGCCAAGGGCACTTTGGGCATCCAGCCCAGCTGAGATACTGGCCCAGAACCACGGACAGGCAGAGCTGAACAGGGAAGGTTTCCTGGTAACTGGGGTCAGAGGAGGTAGAGGGAGCCCAGTGGCCAGAGTTGGGGGAGGAAAGTAGCTGGGGTAGGGTCAGCTGTGGCCTGGGGATGAGACAGGCAGAAAGCAGCGATGGGGGCTGGGGCAGACACCCCCGGCTGCCTCGAGGTGAGGGGCATCTGTCCTACACAGGAGGCAGCCGTAGCCCCCTCACCGAGCCAGAGGGAGCAGACTCATGAAGACTTTATGTCTCAGGAGGTCCCGATGCAGCTCCTGGAAATGACGGAACTTCTTCTTGGTTGTCCAGGTGAAGTCACCGTGAGTCAGGCGCACAGAATACAGAGTGCAGGTGCCCACCTGTGGGAGGGAGGAACTGAATGGATGTTCCCTGGTGGGAAGGCAGCCCCTCACTCTGGCcagccctccccatccccactcccTTGGGGCCAGCCCAGCCACCTTGGATCCACTGGTGTATCTTTCAGTGCCCACCACCTGAGCTATGACGGGGACCCCAGGGGCAAACAGCAAGGGGTGCGTTTTCAGAGGCTGGAGGTGGTAGATGGCCAGAAAGGGGTGCATCCGGTCGGCTGGTGGGAAAGAAAGTGGAAGAATGTGGACTCCAGGAGGTctcagccctcctcctcctctcccagagACCGTCCTCCCTGTGTACCTGGGTCCTCTCCCTCCTTCAGGGTGTCCACCTCATCGGGCTCCATCTGTAACTGGCTGGAGTCCAGGTCATCCCCAGAGGGGAAAAGGCTCTGGGGGGTTGCCGCCATCCTGGGAATATCGAGAGGCCTCAGAAGGGTGATCCGCTCTGCAGAACTCTGTCCCCCCCATTCTACCCCCACGGTCCTCGG is part of the Budorcas taxicolor isolate Tak-1 chromosome 19, Takin1.1, whole genome shotgun sequence genome and harbors:
- the PLD2 gene encoding phospholipase D2 isoform X2, whose translation is MAATPQSLFPSGDDLDSSQLQMEPDEVDTLKEGEDPADRMHPFLAIYHLQPLKTHPLLFAPGVPVIAQVVGTERYTSGSKVGTCTLYSVRLTHGDFTWTTKKKFRHFQELHRDLLRHKVFMSLLPLARFAVASSPAPEGDSREIPSLPRAGPEGSSRRTSSKQKYLENYLNRLLTMSFYRNYHAMTEFLEVSQLSFIPDLGCKGLEGVIRKRSGGHRVPGLTCCGRDQVCYRWSKRWLVVKDSFLLYMCLETGAISFVQLFDPGFEVQVGKRSTEARYGVRVDTSHRSLILKCSSYRQARWWAQEITELAQGPGRDFIQLHRHDSYAPPRPGTLARWFVNGAGYFAAVADAILRAQEEIFITDWWLSPEIYLKRPAHSDDWRLDVMLKKKAEEGVRVSVLLFKEVELALAINSGYSKRVLMLLHPNIKVMRHPDQVTLWAHHEKLLVVDQVVAFLGGLDLAYGRWDDLHYRLTDLGDSSESAAPQPPTSCSDLPATPDLTHNQLFWLGKDYSNLITKDWVQLDRPFDDFIDRETMPRMPWRDIGVAVHGSPARDLARHFIQRWNFTKTTKAKYKIPMYPYLLPKSTSTANQLPFTLSGGQCATVQVLRSVDRWSAGTLENSILNAYLHTIRESRHFLYIENQFFISCSDGRTVLNKVGDEIVDRILKAHKQGQCFRVYVLLPLLPGFEGDISTGGGNSIQAILHFTYRTLCRGEYSILHRLKAAMGTEWQNYISICGLRTHGELGGHPVSELIYIHSKMLIADDRTVIIGSANINDRSLLGKRDSELAVLIEDTEMEPSLMNGVEYQAGRFALSLRKHCFSVILGAAARPHLDLRDPVCDAFFQLWQETAESNANIYEQIFRCLPSNATRSLRALREYVVVEPLATVSPPLARSELTQVQGHLVHFPLKFLEDEYLLPSLGSKEGVMPLEVWT
- the PLD2 gene encoding phospholipase D2 isoform X1, producing the protein MAATPQSLFPSGDDLDSSQLQMEPDEVDTLKEGEDPADRMHPFLAIYHLQPLKTHPLLFAPGVPVIAQVVGTERYTSGSKVGTCTLYSVRLTHGDFTWTTKKKFRHFQELHRDLLRHKVFMSLLPLARFAVASSPAPEGDSREIPSLPRAGPEGSSRRTSSKQKYLENYLNRLLTMSFYRNYHAMTEFLEVSQLSFIPDLGCKGLEGVIRKRSGGHRVPGLTCCGRDQVCYRWSKRWLVVKDSFLLYMCLETGAISFVQLFDPGFEVQVGKRSTEARYGVRVDTSHRSLILKCSSYRQARWWAQEITELAQGPGRDFIQLHRHDSYAPPRPGTLARWFVNGAGYFAAVADAILRAQEEIFITDWWLSPEIYLKRPAHSDDWRLDVMLKKKAEEGVRVSVLLFKEVELALAINSGYSKRVLMLLHPNIKVMRHPDQVTLWAHHEKLLVVDQVVAFLGGLDLAYGRWDDLHYRLTDLGDSSESAAPQPPTSCSDLPATPDLTHNQLFWLGKDYSNLITKDWVQLDRPFDDFIDRETMPRMPWRDIGVAVHGSPARDLARHFIQRWNFTKTTKAKYKIPMYPYLLPKSTSTANQLPFTLSGGQCATVQVLRSVDRWSAGTLENSILNAYLHTIRESRHFLYIENQFFISCSDGRTVLNKVGDEIVDRILKAHKQGQCFRVYVLLPLLPGFEGDISTGGGNSIQAILHFTYSLRLPHPFFSLRTLCRGEYSILHRLKAAMGTEWQNYISICGLRTHGELGGHPVSELIYIHSKMLIADDRTVIIGSANINDRSLLGKRDSELAVLIEDTEMEPSLMNGVEYQAGRFALSLRKHCFSVILGAAARPHLDLRDPVCDAFFQLWQETAESNANIYEQIFRCLPSNATRSLRALREYVVVEPLATVSPPLARSELTQVQGHLVHFPLKFLEDEYLLPSLGSKEGVMPLEVWT